In the Brettanomyces nanus chromosome 1, complete sequence genome, CCTTCAATTCAGAATCTCCAGGCACCCATAGCTTCACAGAGGTACTCGTGGTAGACATCCTTACCTTATCTTCGAACTCCTTCAACGCTTTGTCTATTGAAACTGGATCTATTCcgttctccttcaactgcTTCCGCAATAATGCTATAtgcatctgcatctttcCTTCTATAAGTGTATCCTTCTGTGTACTTTTCATGGCAGACATAgccatcttttttttataaTGCTGCATCTGGATaatcatctccttttgGTTCTTTTTTACCAGTatcaactgcttcttcgCCCTTGCTAGCTGCTCTCTTAAATCGACTAGAACGTAAATTAATGCTGCTGATATGCTTAGGAAGGCCAAACTTTTGGCATATTCCTTGAATTTAGATCCGCCTCTATTGTTGGCATTGCCTTGTTTTATTTCATCAAACGTTTGAGGCGGTGATCCCTGACGGAAATATGACGGTGGTGCAGAATAGTTGGAATAGAATCGCTTTAACCTGTATCTGTATGCTCCTGTAAACAGCTTCCGACTGCTCATTTTGAACTAACCAAGGAACTAGTACGCATCTTACCCTGTGCCACTTGTAGTCGAATGCTCAATCTCGCTTATCTTAATCCTCAAAATATgcatccctacaccagtAATTATACTATACTAAACTACATTGTCCTCTCTATGAACTACAGAGACAGACCATCAAACAGGTATTTTGCCGGCTCGTAACTCAATGTATATTATTCCCATATTATTACGTTGCATAATAATATTAGCACAAAGCACAAACagacatcatcattacAAAAGTAGTGCTGTACAAGCTTAAACTCAATGCTGTCTTCTGGCGGCGGCGATGATGTTACTCATTTCGTCAACCTTACCCTTAGCTCTCTTCTGAGATCCAagtctcttcttggcaaaCTTTCTAGCTCTCT is a window encoding:
- a CDS encoding uncharacterized protein (EggNog:ENOG41); the encoded protein is MSSRKLFTGAYRYRLKRFYSNYSAPPSYFRQGSPPQTFDEIKQGNANNRGGSKFKEYAKSLAFLSISAALIYVLVDLREQLARAKKQLILVKKNQKEMIIQMQHYKKKMAMSAMKSTQKDTLIEGKMQMHIALLRKQLKENGIDPVSIDKALKEFEDKVRMSTTSTSVKLWVPGDSELKALIPDPYEYGK